One stretch of Bacteroidota bacterium DNA includes these proteins:
- a CDS encoding Gfo/Idh/MocA family oxidoreductase, protein MIKHLLFPILLILIMNTQMLGQSTASEPLRIGVIGLTHTHVHWILGRPDRGDIKIVGIVEPNRELAQRYTTQHNFSMKIVYNTMEEMIAAVKPEAITAFGTIFDHLKVVETCAPLGIHVMVEKPLAVSMDHAIKMKAFAEKHHIQLLVNYETTWYATNHKAYNMVQNGAIGELRKIVVHDGHKGPIELGINQEFLDWLSDPVTNGAGALTDFGCYGANLITWMKNGERPEAVTAVVQTIKPELYPKVDDEATIILGYPKMQGIIQASWNWPISRKDMEVYGKTGYIFSDNRSTIRFRLNESTDEQKETLAERPSPYDDPFSLFAAVVKKKITLPAYDLSSLENNMIVMEILDAAKESAKTGTTILLKK, encoded by the coding sequence ATGATAAAACATCTCCTCTTCCCAATCCTATTAATATTGATTATGAATACACAAATGCTTGGACAATCGACTGCCTCCGAACCGCTAAGAATCGGAGTGATTGGTCTTACACACACTCACGTTCATTGGATATTAGGTAGGCCGGATCGAGGTGATATAAAGATTGTGGGTATTGTTGAACCCAATCGAGAACTGGCTCAACGGTACACAACTCAACATAATTTTTCCATGAAGATTGTCTACAACACAATGGAAGAAATGATTGCCGCCGTAAAACCGGAAGCGATAACGGCGTTTGGGACTATTTTTGACCATCTGAAAGTTGTTGAGACATGTGCGCCACTCGGCATTCATGTAATGGTTGAAAAACCGTTGGCCGTGAGTATGGACCATGCAATCAAGATGAAAGCATTCGCCGAGAAACATCACATTCAATTACTGGTCAATTATGAAACAACATGGTATGCTACAAATCATAAAGCGTACAACATGGTTCAAAACGGAGCAATAGGAGAATTGCGAAAGATTGTTGTCCATGACGGACATAAAGGACCAATCGAGTTAGGCATTAATCAAGAATTTTTGGATTGGCTTTCAGATCCTGTAACCAATGGAGCTGGAGCACTCACAGATTTTGGCTGTTACGGAGCGAATCTTATAACGTGGATGAAGAACGGTGAACGGCCTGAAGCGGTAACGGCAGTTGTACAGACAATTAAGCCGGAGCTCTATCCGAAAGTGGATGATGAAGCGACAATCATTTTAGGATATCCAAAAATGCAAGGCATCATTCAAGCGTCTTGGAATTGGCCAATCTCAAGGAAAGATATGGAAGTGTATGGTAAGACAGGATATATTTTTAGTGACAATCGTTCCACCATTCGTTTTCGCTTAAACGAAAGCACAGACGAACAAAAAGAAACATTAGCAGAACGGCCTTCGCCGTACGATGATCCATTTTCATTATTCGCTGCGGTGGTAAAAAAGAAGATCACATTGCCTGCGTACGATCTCTCCTCTCTGGAGAATAATATGATTGTAATGGAAATATTAGATGCGGCAAAGGAGAGCGCTAAGACCGGAACAACCATTCTACTCAAAAAATAA
- the hemA gene encoding glutamyl-tRNA reductase translates to MLYLLGINHRTADVAVREKIWFSDNEIRTFLPAVKEKFFDECFMISTCNRTELYGVTKSEILDTSVEQLTSELTKEILTTKKASPIVGEKHFYHLKDIFAVNHLFKVATGLDSMILGDVQILNQIRDHYAIAAESKVSGSVMNKLLQSAVHAGKRTKTETEISKGAVSISYAAVDLAAKIFFDLSQKTVLLIGAGETGELTAKHLVARGIGKLLITNRTLKKAEEVAATLNASPVPFESFMSTFSEVDIVISSVGATDYVLNAQQFKNINKGRRQSPLLIIDIGVPRNVDPDINKFENIFLHDLDSLSHIVEQNHARRKSCIPSVNAIMLEELTEFNRWYQSHAIAPTIDRLRELYDTIRQEELDYHIHKFSEKDKETVELVTRRIIHRLIQLPASELRNGKGDTRQQKEAKLQAIRDLFGLYHHSQEQSQHTEKTERAE, encoded by the coding sequence ATGTTATATCTTTTAGGTATTAATCATAGGACGGCGGACGTCGCAGTACGGGAAAAGATCTGGTTTTCAGATAACGAGATACGTACGTTTTTACCGGCAGTGAAGGAAAAGTTTTTTGACGAATGTTTTATGATTTCAACATGCAATAGAACAGAGTTATATGGTGTAACAAAATCTGAGATTCTTGACACTTCAGTAGAACAACTGACGTCGGAATTGACCAAGGAAATACTTACCACAAAAAAAGCATCGCCGATTGTTGGGGAAAAGCACTTTTATCACTTAAAGGATATTTTCGCTGTTAATCATTTGTTTAAAGTCGCAACTGGTTTGGATTCGATGATTTTGGGAGATGTGCAGATCTTAAATCAGATTCGTGATCACTATGCAATTGCCGCCGAGTCAAAAGTGAGCGGATCGGTGATGAATAAGCTTCTTCAATCGGCGGTTCATGCCGGGAAGAGGACGAAAACAGAAACAGAGATATCAAAAGGTGCTGTATCGATAAGTTATGCTGCGGTCGATCTTGCAGCAAAAATCTTTTTTGACCTATCCCAAAAAACTGTTCTGTTGATCGGTGCCGGTGAAACTGGTGAACTGACTGCAAAACATCTGGTTGCTCGCGGAATTGGCAAATTATTGATTACAAACCGCACATTGAAGAAAGCGGAAGAAGTTGCGGCGACTTTAAACGCATCACCGGTTCCCTTTGAATCATTTATGTCAACTTTTTCTGAAGTTGATATTGTTATCTCTTCCGTTGGCGCAACGGATTATGTGTTGAATGCTCAACAATTCAAAAATATCAATAAAGGACGAAGGCAATCCCCCTTATTGATCATCGATATCGGTGTTCCCCGTAACGTTGATCCGGACATTAATAAATTTGAAAACATCTTCTTGCATGATCTCGATTCTCTTTCCCACATTGTAGAACAAAATCATGCACGTCGAAAATCGTGCATCCCTTCAGTCAATGCGATTATGTTAGAAGAATTGACTGAATTTAATCGCTGGTATCAATCACATGCTATCGCTCCAACGATCGATCGTTTGCGTGAGTTATATGATACCATCAGACAAGAGGAATTGGATTATCACATCCATAAATTCAGTGAGAAGGATAAAGAAACAGTCGAACTGGTTACACGAAGAATTATTCACCGTCTGATTCAACTGCCGGCTTCTGAATTGCGAAATGGAAAAGGGGACACCAGGCAGCAGAAGGAAGCAAAACTCCAAGCTATTCGCGATTTGTTCGGCCTTTATCATCATTCACAAGAACAATCACAACATACCGAAAAGACAGAACGTGCGGAATAA
- the hemE gene encoding uroporphyrinogen decarboxylase — translation MKEDVHLKNDLLLRAARKQFVERTPVWFMRQAGRYLPEYRAIRDKVDFLTLCKTPDLAAEVTVQPVDLVGVDAAIIFSDILVIPEAMGMELIVEEGKGGPRFPSPIRTVDDINKLHTIDPNKELRYVMDALRVTKERLQERVPLIGFSGSPWTLATYMVEGKGSKNYRYIKELIFSHPQQAHILLQKLAQSVADYLSAQVDAGANIVQMFDTWGGILGQEEFEEFSLRYIHQIVEQVKKKNVPVIVFCKDCGHSLKKIAEIGADVVGLDWTTDIGKARNAIGNKVALQGNLDPTMLFSTPERIEQGVQSILQKYGNGSGHIFNLGHGILPETPVENVKAFINAVKTHSMQYHKKAK, via the coding sequence ATGAAAGAAGATGTTCACTTGAAAAATGATCTGTTACTACGAGCTGCACGAAAACAATTTGTTGAACGAACCCCGGTCTGGTTTATGCGGCAAGCAGGCCGGTATTTACCTGAATACCGTGCAATTCGGGATAAAGTAGATTTTCTCACCTTATGCAAAACGCCCGATCTTGCTGCCGAAGTGACTGTGCAACCGGTCGATCTGGTCGGTGTTGATGCTGCAATCATTTTCTCCGATATCCTCGTGATTCCGGAAGCAATGGGCATGGAGTTGATAGTTGAAGAAGGAAAAGGGGGACCGCGCTTTCCTTCTCCGATACGTACTGTCGACGATATAAATAAACTCCACACAATCGATCCGAACAAAGAATTGCGATATGTGATGGATGCCCTGCGCGTGACGAAAGAACGACTGCAAGAGAGAGTTCCGCTGATTGGTTTCTCCGGTTCGCCATGGACACTGGCAACGTATATGGTAGAAGGAAAAGGATCAAAGAATTATCGCTACATTAAAGAATTAATTTTTTCCCATCCGCAGCAGGCGCATATCTTGTTGCAGAAACTTGCACAATCAGTAGCTGATTATCTTTCTGCACAAGTGGATGCAGGAGCAAATATCGTTCAGATGTTTGATACGTGGGGTGGAATACTGGGACAGGAAGAGTTTGAAGAATTTTCACTCCGTTATATTCACCAGATCGTTGAACAGGTGAAAAAGAAAAATGTCCCGGTCATCGTGTTCTGTAAAGATTGCGGCCACTCGCTTAAAAAGATCGCTGAGATTGGTGCGGACGTTGTAGGGTTGGATTGGACAACAGATATTGGAAAAGCACGGAATGCCATTGGAAACAAGGTCGCGCTGCAGGGAAATCTTGACCCGACAATGTTGTTTTCAACTCCAGAGCGGATTGAACAAGGTGTGCAATCGATTCTTCAAAAATATGGTAATGGATCGGGGCATATCTTTAATCTCGGACACGGGATTCTTCCCGAAACACCGGTAGAAAATGTGAAGGCATTTATTAATGCAGTGAAGACACACAGCATGCAGTATCACAAGAAAGCGAAATAA
- the ccsA gene encoding cytochrome c biogenesis protein CcsA: MDQMGKIFEILLPLFYSITVAAYAVAFFRQQQQAKKFKTVLLFVTIVTHFFYLLLRTIDLQHPPIISVFEIMSLLAFSVAASYRVIEMQTKIKNTGLFVLAFALVFQVISSLFIEDVYVVDKVLRNNLLGIHVLSALLGYSAFTIAAVYGLMYLLQYRALKSNSFGIIFDNLPSLERLEYLTKKGILIGFIPLSVAIVIGYVWLPSAIDNFSYLDPKLIGTIIIWSMYAVEIYLIQSGKRRGRQVMHLAISGFLFTVFSLTIINMYLTSFHFFIK, translated from the coding sequence ATGGACCAAATGGGAAAAATATTCGAAATTCTACTGCCGCTATTTTACAGTATTACTGTAGCGGCTTATGCTGTTGCATTTTTCAGGCAACAGCAACAGGCAAAAAAATTCAAAACAGTTTTATTATTCGTAACAATCGTAACACATTTTTTTTACTTACTTCTTCGCACGATAGATCTTCAACACCCTCCCATTATTTCGGTTTTTGAAATTATGTCGCTGTTAGCATTTTCTGTTGCGGCATCATATCGTGTTATTGAAATGCAAACCAAGATAAAAAATACGGGATTGTTTGTTTTGGCTTTTGCGTTAGTATTTCAAGTAATATCCTCACTGTTTATTGAAGATGTCTATGTGGTCGATAAGGTGCTGCGCAATAATTTGCTTGGGATACATGTTCTGAGCGCGCTCTTAGGATATTCCGCCTTCACGATTGCGGCAGTGTATGGCCTGATGTACCTGCTTCAATATCGTGCTCTTAAATCGAACTCATTCGGGATTATTTTTGATAATCTTCCAAGTTTGGAGCGATTGGAATATCTGACGAAAAAAGGAATTTTGATTGGATTCATTCCGTTAAGTGTGGCAATTGTGATAGGGTATGTATGGCTTCCGAGTGCAATTGATAATTTTTCATACCTTGATCCAAAACTCATCGGCACAATTATTATTTGGAGTATGTATGCGGTTGAAATTTATCTTATCCAAAGTGGAAAAAGGCGAGGACGCCAAGTAATGCATTTAGCAATATCCGGCTTTTTGTTCACGGTGTTTTCGTTGACAATTATTAACATGTATTTAACATCGTTTCATTTTTTTATCAAATAG
- a CDS encoding uroporphyrinogen-III synthase translates to MSDDRNANQLPLRNKTIAVTRGIEQAKDFSQLLEQYGAQVILFPTVEIIEPKTWSECDTAIAVMSTYAGIIFTSANAVKCFFHRAEYHLSIEQMKKCRLYVVGEKTKSEIDRYGMETEKIPETFSAEQLAQEIVRKSVAGERFLFPKGNLAKSDIETALSSHGLRVDSITIYRTQEPPFTDERKKMLKTIEEKANMITFFSPSSVAHYVLRATQQAIKNIDVAVIGQTTADAARREGMNLVLVSPHSTAEAFAKAIRNYYTT, encoded by the coding sequence GTGAGCGATGATCGTAATGCCAATCAGTTACCTCTTCGAAACAAGACAATTGCTGTCACCAGAGGAATAGAGCAGGCGAAAGATTTTTCTCAACTGTTGGAACAATATGGTGCACAGGTTATTCTTTTCCCTACGGTCGAAATTATAGAGCCGAAAACATGGAGCGAATGCGATACTGCAATTGCTGTAATGAGCACATATGCGGGAATTATTTTTACCAGTGCCAATGCGGTTAAGTGTTTTTTTCATCGTGCGGAATATCATCTTAGCATAGAGCAAATGAAAAAATGCAGATTGTATGTGGTTGGTGAAAAAACGAAATCAGAAATTGATCGATACGGGATGGAGACAGAAAAAATACCGGAAACATTTTCAGCGGAACAATTAGCTCAGGAAATTGTGCGTAAATCAGTTGCAGGGGAACGGTTCTTGTTTCCAAAGGGAAATCTTGCAAAGAGTGATATTGAAACGGCTCTTTCTTCACATGGATTAAGGGTTGATTCTATCACGATCTATCGTACGCAGGAACCGCCGTTTACTGATGAACGGAAGAAGATGTTGAAGACGATAGAAGAGAAAGCGAACATGATAACATTTTTTAGTCCTTCCAGTGTTGCTCATTATGTTTTGCGTGCTACGCAACAGGCGATAAAAAATATAGATGTTGCTGTTATCGGTCAAACGACAGCCGATGCTGCTCGGCGCGAAGGAATGAATCTTGTGCTGGTTTCACCACATTCAACGGCGGAAGCATTTGCAAAGGCGATCCGAAACTATTATACAACTTAA
- a CDS encoding ATP-binding protein produces the protein MIRFITIIKPRYIIAITLGVAVLMFTSAFLELRQSREELYHILQEHALSLSETIINSSANVVLSTDQIEEQLAERLLNNAHFVALLDSMGIVDGNMLRAIAEQNEIYRINVFNRRGKRILSSHLPEMHKEQLPGKHSPQKYLLRILRGETDQIVIGLKEARFEEGQRYAVAVKRTNRAGGAIVANLDAAKFIEFRKQIGIGKLVNDLGNNSEIEYVVIQDKEGILAATKDVTEMSTVENDPSLLTVLDLDTTISREMMFHQRTTFEVLKRLSIKGATVGVLRIGLSMDELRAVDERMQGRMVIMSLVFIFLGVIIVSFIVASQNIKLISGKYRSIQTLTGNILEHMNDAVITIDGSHHVTIFNRRAEMLFDIDAKNVIGYSIETLPENVRTCLLSLISQQEEHLERSLLCAKNKERIVSVSTSETLMNNGERETLTLVIKDLTESKLLEKEIQRKEKMTAMGELAAGVAHEIRNPLNAISMIAQRYEREFLPKKGVREYKELTGVLKRESIRINGIIQQFLKFARPKTIVQKHVSSLDFINHVATLFQSQAKEKKVSFSFQSEEIQLSIDSEQMTQAVLNLLQNALEATPKKGVITLRLSQIGNDVMIEISDTGLGVPTAIQEKIFNLYFTTKSTGTGMGLAITHQIVTQHNGSLQIRNNLPSGTIFTITIPAVSLKN, from the coding sequence TTGATCCGTTTTATTACCATTATTAAACCCCGATACATTATTGCCATTACGCTTGGCGTAGCGGTATTGATGTTCACTTCTGCATTTCTTGAACTGCGCCAAAGTCGCGAAGAACTTTATCATATTCTTCAAGAACATGCATTATCACTTTCCGAAACGATTATCAATAGCAGTGCCAATGTTGTTCTTTCTACCGATCAGATAGAAGAACAATTGGCTGAGCGATTGTTAAACAATGCTCATTTTGTTGCATTGTTGGACAGCATGGGAATAGTAGATGGAAACATGTTACGCGCAATAGCAGAACAAAATGAAATTTATCGCATTAATGTTTTTAATCGGAGGGGGAAAAGAATTCTTTCGAGCCATCTTCCCGAAATGCACAAAGAACAACTTCCGGGAAAACACTCTCCTCAAAAATATTTGTTACGGATCTTGAGAGGGGAAACCGATCAAATTGTCATCGGGTTAAAAGAAGCCCGGTTTGAAGAAGGTCAACGGTACGCTGTTGCAGTCAAACGAACGAACCGTGCTGGTGGGGCAATTGTCGCTAATCTGGATGCGGCAAAGTTTATCGAATTCCGAAAACAGATTGGGATTGGTAAACTTGTGAACGATCTTGGTAACAATTCGGAAATTGAATACGTTGTTATTCAGGATAAAGAAGGAATACTTGCCGCAACGAAAGATGTAACAGAAATGTCGACTGTTGAAAATGATCCATCACTACTTACTGTGCTGGATCTCGATACAACGATCAGCAGAGAAATGATGTTTCATCAGCGTACAACATTTGAAGTACTAAAACGATTATCAATTAAAGGAGCAACAGTCGGTGTTTTGCGTATTGGACTTTCCATGGATGAACTACGAGCCGTTGATGAACGGATGCAAGGCCGGATGGTCATCATGTCCCTCGTGTTTATCTTTCTTGGCGTTATCATCGTCTCATTTATTGTTGCTTCACAAAACATAAAACTCATCTCGGGAAAGTATCGTTCGATACAGACGTTGACCGGTAATATTCTTGAGCATATGAATGACGCGGTCATCACAATTGATGGTTCTCATCACGTAACGATATTCAATCGGCGGGCCGAGATGCTTTTTGATATCGATGCAAAGAATGTGATCGGTTATTCAATAGAAACGCTTCCCGAAAATGTCCGCACTTGTCTATTATCATTAATTTCTCAACAAGAAGAGCACCTGGAACGATCATTGCTGTGTGCAAAAAACAAAGAGCGAATCGTTTCCGTTTCCACATCGGAAACATTGATGAATAATGGAGAACGGGAGACATTAACATTGGTTATTAAAGACCTTACAGAATCCAAACTGCTGGAAAAAGAGATTCAGCGAAAAGAAAAAATGACCGCAATGGGAGAATTGGCAGCCGGTGTTGCACATGAAATTCGGAATCCATTGAATGCCATATCGATGATTGCGCAACGATATGAGAGAGAATTTTTACCTAAAAAAGGAGTCCGTGAATATAAGGAGCTAACCGGTGTACTCAAACGTGAATCGATTCGCATTAATGGGATTATTCAACAATTTTTAAAGTTTGCCAGACCAAAAACAATAGTACAAAAGCATGTTTCTTCATTGGACTTCATTAACCATGTAGCGACGTTATTCCAGTCACAAGCAAAGGAGAAGAAGGTATCGTTTTCGTTTCAATCGGAAGAAATTCAATTATCGATTGATTCCGAACAAATGACCCAGGCTGTGTTGAATCTGCTGCAAAACGCTTTGGAAGCGACACCAAAAAAGGGAGTAATTACTTTGAGATTAAGCCAAATCGGTAACGATGTGATGATTGAAATCTCTGACACGGGATTGGGGGTCCCAACTGCAATTCAAGAAAAAATATTTAATCTTTATTTTACGACAAAATCTACCGGCACGGGTATGGGACTAGCTATCACACATCAAATTGTTACCCAGCATAACGGTTCACTACAAATTAGGAACAACCTTCCGAGTGGAACTATATTTACAATTACTATTCCTGCTGTGAGTCTGAAAAATTAA
- a CDS encoding T9SS type A sorting domain-containing protein gives MKTNLRLLLCLLIVGTQTDAQWVTAGLTGKYVITLASSGTNLFAGTEGDGVFLSTNNGANWTEVNTGLTDKFINVLAVNSLGTVYAGTDGGIFISTNNGTGWTLNNTGLSETDVTALAVIGTNIYAGTYSFSGGAVYHSTTGTNWTKISAGITSSLNLVTLATNGADLFAGTTDGIYCTTNGGTNWLTLSSGLTNTYVYAFATIGTNLFAGTQEFVFRSTNNGANWNAVNTGYPYEYALSLAVNNTTLFAGTNGDVLFSNNSGSGWTKATSGMSSPRVNVLTVFGSNLFAGTADGIWKRPLSEMATSVKTNSANIPEYFILRQNYPNPFNPTTQLSYELPLSGNVSLIVHDILGREIAFLVNGFKDAGFYTEKFDGSTVAGGIYFVRLQSKEKMQMKKMLLLK, from the coding sequence ATGAAAACCAATCTACGATTATTACTGTGTTTGTTAATTGTTGGCACTCAGACAGATGCTCAATGGGTCACAGCCGGATTGACCGGAAAATATGTAATCACTCTTGCTTCTTCCGGTACAAATCTTTTTGCCGGAACGGAAGGGGATGGAGTCTTTCTTTCCACGAACAATGGTGCAAACTGGACCGAAGTAAACACAGGATTGACAGATAAATTTATAAATGTGCTGGCAGTAAATTCTCTGGGAACGGTTTATGCAGGTACTGATGGAGGTATTTTTATTTCCACGAACAATGGCACCGGCTGGACACTCAATAACACCGGCTTATCGGAAACCGATGTTACCGCACTTGCCGTAATCGGTACAAACATATATGCTGGCACATATTCTTTTTCCGGCGGTGCAGTGTATCACTCTACCACAGGAACCAATTGGACAAAAATAAGTGCTGGAATTACATCATCACTAAATCTCGTCACATTAGCGACAAACGGTGCAGATCTATTTGCAGGCACTACGGATGGAATTTATTGCACGACAAATGGGGGCACAAATTGGCTCACACTCAGTTCTGGTTTGACGAATACGTATGTGTATGCTTTTGCAACAATTGGAACTAACCTTTTTGCCGGAACTCAGGAATTTGTTTTTCGATCAACTAATAATGGCGCAAATTGGAATGCGGTAAATACCGGTTATCCTTATGAATATGCACTTTCGCTTGCCGTTAATAACACTACGCTTTTTGCCGGAACAAATGGAGATGTTCTTTTTTCGAATAATAGCGGATCAGGTTGGACAAAAGCCACGTCTGGGATGTCAAGTCCTAGGGTGAATGTATTAACGGTATTTGGTTCAAATCTATTTGCTGGGACTGCCGATGGTATATGGAAAAGACCACTATCAGAAATGGCGACATCCGTGAAAACGAATTCGGCCAATATACCGGAATACTTTATTCTTCGGCAGAATTATCCAAATCCATTTAATCCTACAACACAACTTTCGTATGAGTTACCGCTTTCCGGAAATGTTTCACTTATAGTGCATGATATTCTCGGCAGGGAAATTGCTTTTCTCGTGAATGGATTTAAGGATGCCGGTTTCTACACAGAAAAATTTGACGGATCAACGGTTGCCGGCGGAATCTATTTTGTTCGATTACAAAGTAAAGAAAAGATGCAAATGAAAAAGATGCTACTTCTCAAGTGA
- the hemN gene encoding oxygen-independent coproporphyrinogen III oxidase, protein MKQFESIDVALLKKYSGQGPRYTSYPTAPLFSKAFGPKEYKEEILKTNSADENADLSLYFHFPYCDTLCYFCGCTMLVTHDQSLINKYNEYLKKEIELVAPMIARNRKVTQLHWGGGTPSYQDPKEILNIGSFIKNHFHFDNDIEASVEIDPRGLTYEHMKALRESGFNRVSMGVQDFNEKVQEAVNRIQPESITRDAVNWSRSLGFTSINLDLIYGLPYQTLKTFEETVDKVIDISPDRIAVFNYAHVPWLKPHQKVIKTETLPTVEEKLEIFKMTIEKLLDAGYWNIGMDHFAKKTDEMSIAQQNKTLYRNFQGYSTKAGCDLYGFGMSAIGHFRNSYHQNLKTVKEYTDAAGKNEFATTLGYRMTDDDHIRKDVIMRIMCDMELDIPSVEAKHKINFRDYFAPAFNKLTPFIDDGLVTLEPNKILVHGLGRLVIRNIAMSFDAYIDAMMKEKPIFSKTV, encoded by the coding sequence ATGAAACAGTTTGAATCAATTGATGTTGCACTCTTAAAAAAATACTCCGGGCAGGGACCGAGATATACCAGTTATCCTACTGCACCTCTATTTTCAAAAGCATTTGGTCCGAAAGAATACAAGGAAGAGATTCTCAAGACGAACTCTGCCGATGAAAATGCAGATCTTTCCCTCTATTTTCATTTTCCATATTGCGACACACTCTGCTATTTCTGTGGCTGTACAATGCTTGTTACTCACGACCAGAGTCTCATTAATAAATACAATGAGTATTTGAAAAAAGAGATTGAACTGGTCGCACCAATGATCGCTCGAAACCGCAAAGTGACACAGCTGCACTGGGGCGGGGGAACGCCATCGTATCAGGATCCGAAAGAGATTCTCAATATCGGTTCGTTCATTAAAAATCATTTTCATTTTGACAACGATATTGAAGCGAGCGTGGAAATTGATCCGCGCGGGCTGACATATGAACATATGAAAGCATTGCGTGAAAGCGGCTTCAATCGTGTGAGTATGGGTGTGCAGGATTTTAACGAAAAAGTACAAGAGGCAGTTAATCGAATCCAGCCTGAATCGATCACACGGGATGCAGTGAATTGGAGCCGCAGTCTCGGTTTTACCAGCATCAATCTTGATCTGATCTATGGCCTGCCGTATCAAACATTAAAAACGTTTGAAGAGACGGTGGATAAAGTAATTGATATTTCGCCGGATAGAATTGCCGTCTTCAATTATGCTCATGTTCCTTGGCTAAAACCGCACCAGAAAGTGATCAAGACTGAAACTCTGCCAACAGTGGAAGAGAAGCTCGAAATTTTCAAGATGACAATAGAAAAACTTCTTGATGCCGGTTACTGGAATATCGGCATGGATCATTTTGCAAAAAAGACCGATGAGATGTCGATTGCACAACAAAATAAAACGTTATACCGCAACTTTCAGGGATACTCTACAAAAGCCGGATGTGATCTGTATGGATTCGGAATGTCTGCTATCGGTCACTTCAGGAATTCATATCACCAAAATTTAAAAACAGTAAAAGAATATACCGATGCAGCTGGAAAGAATGAATTTGCAACGACGCTCGGATACAGAATGACCGATGATGACCACATTCGGAAAGATGTGATAATGCGGATCATGTGCGACATGGAACTTGATATCCCGTCGGTTGAAGCAAAACATAAGATTAATTTTCGGGATTACTTCGCACCAGCCTTTAACAAATTGACACCGTTCATTGATGATGGTCTGGTAACTCTTGAACCGAATAAGATATTGGTTCACGGTCTTGGCAGGCTTGTCATCCGGAATATTGCCATGTCATTCGATGCATATATTGATGCCATGATGAAAGAAAAACCGATCT
- the hemC gene encoding hydroxymethylbilane synthase has protein sequence MRNNTIIIGSRASALALWQSEHVASLLQQLHPSVTVEIKKIKTTGDIILDSPLSKIGDKGLFTKELDRALLDGEIDLAVHSLKDVPTQLNPGLILGAISEREDIRDVFISHPRKKYSSLNDVPKGGMIATGSLRRKCQLLHHRPDLTIIDIRGNLKTRKEKLEQSDWDGMLLAKAGVTRLGWTSMISEVFSPAFILPAVGQGALGIEVRENDAEILKLISPLGHKETYQATLGERALLRHLEGGCQIPIGTYGRIEQGKFFLDAMVGSLDGKRIVKGSVNGVPEESETLGTALAKELMSNGAKEILEEIRKSAS, from the coding sequence GTGCGGAATAATACAATCATTATTGGTTCACGGGCCAGTGCGTTGGCTCTCTGGCAATCTGAACACGTTGCCTCTTTACTTCAACAATTACATCCTTCCGTTACCGTTGAGATTAAAAAAATTAAAACGACCGGTGATATCATTTTGGATTCACCCCTTTCAAAAATTGGTGACAAAGGACTCTTTACAAAGGAATTGGATCGGGCATTGCTTGACGGAGAAATAGATCTGGCCGTCCATAGCTTAAAAGATGTGCCGACACAGTTGAATCCCGGATTGATTCTTGGTGCGATATCCGAACGGGAAGATATTCGAGATGTCTTTATTTCTCATCCGCGGAAAAAATATTCATCGTTGAATGATGTTCCGAAGGGTGGGATGATTGCAACAGGGAGTCTGCGGAGAAAATGCCAATTGCTTCATCACAGGCCGGATTTAACCATCATCGACATCCGTGGGAATCTAAAAACACGAAAAGAAAAACTTGAACAAAGTGACTGGGATGGAATGTTGTTGGCAAAAGCAGGAGTGACCCGTCTTGGCTGGACATCAATGATTTCCGAAGTATTTTCACCTGCGTTCATCCTTCCCGCAGTCGGGCAAGGGGCGTTAGGAATTGAAGTCCGGGAAAATGATGCTGAAATATTGAAATTGATTTCTCCGTTAGGACATAAAGAAACATACCAAGCAACACTCGGTGAACGTGCGCTGCTCCGTCATCTTGAAGGAGGCTGTCAAATACCAATAGGGACGTATGGCAGAATAGAGCAAGGGAAATTCTTTCTGGATGCAATGGTCGGTTCACTAGATGGGAAAAGGATTGTAAAAGGATCGGTCAATGGCGTTCCGGAAGAATCGGAGACACTCGGCACTGCGCTTGCAAAGGAATTGATGTCAAACGGAGCAAAAGAGATTTTGGAAGAAATACGGAAGTCTGCGTCGTGA